The following proteins are co-located in the Vibrio azureus genome:
- the rodZ gene encoding cytoskeleton protein RodZ yields MTEQENTNEAPCSLEAGTLLKNQRESLGLTQKSVADRLRLKLSVIDQIERNCFEGQLASTFTRGYIRSYAKLVGLDEEKVLEALEETPSSCEQSQAQQMQSFSRKTKHEKHNSRIMWLTWIIALVLIGISGAWWWQSQQQNTEVLVSDELVVEPIADNKVIDDMDANELIASAPSELVQNTAMTRQAETLDAAVTTTLDAVTTNGAGVDEAATDSDKIVSEADKAIEPQQPKAENEPDTIVERSVAQSPAQNKVTADGMVLLTMAFDSDCWVQIKDASGKTLVSGTRKSGQNIELSGKAPFKVILGAPEGVTMTFASEPVDLSRYTSGKVARFSLPL; encoded by the coding sequence ATGACAGAACAAGAAAATACTAATGAAGCTCCGTGTTCTTTGGAAGCGGGGACGTTACTGAAAAACCAGCGCGAGTCATTAGGTTTAACACAAAAAAGTGTTGCCGATAGGCTGAGGCTGAAACTTTCGGTGATTGATCAAATTGAGCGTAATTGCTTTGAAGGTCAATTAGCGAGTACTTTTACTCGTGGTTATATTCGCTCTTATGCCAAACTTGTTGGCCTTGATGAAGAGAAAGTTCTAGAAGCATTAGAGGAAACACCCAGCTCGTGTGAGCAGTCACAAGCGCAACAGATGCAGAGCTTTTCTCGTAAGACGAAACATGAAAAACACAACAGTCGAATTATGTGGCTAACGTGGATTATTGCTCTCGTTCTTATTGGTATTTCTGGTGCATGGTGGTGGCAGAGTCAACAGCAAAATACGGAGGTTTTAGTGAGCGATGAACTTGTTGTCGAGCCCATAGCGGACAACAAAGTAATCGACGATATGGATGCCAACGAGCTTATCGCCAGTGCTCCAAGTGAATTGGTACAGAACACCGCAATGACTCGCCAGGCTGAAACACTCGATGCTGCAGTGACGACCACACTTGATGCGGTGACAACGAATGGGGCTGGTGTAGATGAAGCCGCAACTGACTCAGATAAAATTGTATCTGAGGCAGACAAAGCGATAGAGCCTCAACAGCCTAAGGCAGAAAACGAGCCGGATACCATCGTTGAGCGAAGCGTTGCCCAGAGCCCAGCCCAAAACAAAGTGACTGCAGATGGCATGGTATTACTTACCATGGCCTTTGATTCTGATTGCTGGGTTCAAATTAAAGATGCCAGTGGCAAAACATTGGTCAGTGGCACGCGTAAATCGGGCCAAAATATTGAGCTTTCCGGAAAAGCACCATTTAAAGTGATATTAGGTGCCCCAGAAGGCGTAACAATGACATTTGCAAGTGAACCTGTCGACCTTTCTAGGTATACTTCAGGTAAAGTCGCTAGATTCAGTTTACCGTTATAA